GCCAGCGGGTGCGGTCTGGAACGTTCGGCAGAGTCGTGTGTTCGTCATGGTGGTTAGGTTCGCTTGCGAATCAGTGCGGTTCGGGTGCCCGAGTAGACGGGGCGTCCGGTCTGGTCGAAGGCGTAGTGGCGGAAGGTGACTTCTCCCGATTGCGGGTGGCTGTGTCCCGGCTGGTCCGCTTCGTTCGCGTCGAGGACGCGCGTGAAGCCGTAAATCGTGTCGCCAGTCGTCACGAAGTCGTGGAACCGCTCGTCGTCACAGGTCACTTCGCAGACAGTCTCCTCGTCAGAGCGAGCGTGCGCGAGCGCGACCGACCGGGTCACGTCACCGTAGGCGACGATTTCGCCGGACGGCGAGTCGGCCATCACGTCGGCGTTGTGGTGCTGTTTCGCGGTGTTGAGCGTGGCAAGCGGGAGCGCGGCGACCGTGGTGTCGTCCATCGTCCGCCCGCGCTCGTGGCGGTAGGCGACTGCGGCGTCCCGGTCTGCCGCCCTGTCGAGTACTTCTCGGAAGTCTTCGAAGTAGCCGCCGTCTGGCGTGAGCAGTTCGTCCGGGAGGCCCGGTTCGGAACCGCCACTGGCCTCGGTTTCTCCACTTCCATCGCTCGCCATCGGTTCCCTGCGCGAAATCATGTTCGTTCGGTTGTACGACACCAGTCGGTCACCAGTGTCGGCGTCGTAGCCGGTGGTCTCCCACGTCACGATGCCGAACTCCGGGCGGGAACTCGACTCGCGCGTCGCTTCGACAGTTGACTCGACTCGCAGTTCCGTGCCCGGCGAGACAGCGGGGTCGTGGTACCGAAGGCCGTCGCGGCCGAGGAAGTAGCCGCCTTTCTCGCTCAGGTCCTCGACGCTCGCCCCCATCACGCAGGCAAGCAAGTAATCGGGGTGAACCGGCGGTTCGTCGTGACCCGCCGATTTCGCCACCGAGGGCCGCCAGTAGGTCGGGTCGTAGTTGAGCGTCTGGCCCATCCAGCACTCGCTGGCGCGCCGTGAGAGGACGAGTCCGGGGTCGTGCTCGATGGTGTCGCCCGCCGCGAAGTCCTCGAAGCAGTTGCCCTTCTCTTTCGTCTCGGCGCGGTCGAGCAACTGCGCGAAGGCCTCGGGGTCGGTCCACTCCGTCATTTGCGGCCTCCGTCGTGAGACTCGGACCCATCGACGGCGTCGGCCAGCGCGAGCGTTCGGCGCATCTCGTTTGCCATCACCATGTAGCCCTCGTCGAATCCCATGCCGGGCTTGGCCAGCACCTGCGCGGCGTCGGTGGCCAGTGCGACGTGCGCGCATGCCCTCGCCGATTCGACCGTCTCGTTGCACGTCCCGCCGAGGTACGCCCGCGTGTCTGTTCCGCGGCAGTACAGCACTGCTTCGGCGCTCCGCTGGATGCCGCCCAAGTCGGGCGTCTTCACTTGCACGAGGTCGGCCGCGCCTGCGTCTACGAAGGCCTGCACGTCTTCGAGCGTGTTGCACCACTCGTCGGCCACGACGTCCACGCCGACCCCCGCGTCCGCGAGGCCGTCGCGGAGTTCGGCCATCGAGTGAATCTGCTCTGCGCGGCCGCCCTCGTCCATCGGTCCCTCGACTTGCAGGGGGTACGGTCCTGTCGCGTCCCGAAGGTCCGCGAAGTAGTCCGTGACTTCCGGCCGGTCGTACGGCGGACTGAAAATCTCGCCGAGGACGCCGTACACGTCCACGTGGAAGCGCGGGTCGTATTCGGAAGGTCCGAGTTCGTCCGCGCGCGTAGCGAGCCAATCGAGATAGTCGCGCAATCGACTCCCGTCCTCACCGATCTTCTCGACGCTGTTGAACAGGCCGTGGGGCAGGACCGGGACGCCCTTCAGGACCATCTTCTCGGCGTTTCGGCGGCGGTCGTCGCCCGACTGGCCGAACACCGGAATCGGCTCCGTGGCTGGCTTCGTTCCGAACTCGTCAGTGAGGACGTCGGTCTTCGTCGTCCGCCGGGCCTTTCCAGCGGCGTCGAGCAGGGCCTGCGAGACGCCGTAGCGGATGGCCGTATGCAGTCGATTTCCATCGATTCGCGTCTCCTCGACGGCGGCCGCGTTCGCGCCGAACGCGGCCGCTTCGCGACCGAGCAGTTCCTCGGCGACTGGACCTTCCACCACCGGAACGAACGAATCGGCTTCGAACAATGGGTCGCGCCCGCCTGCACCGGAGTACTGCACGGCGGCGCAGTCGCCCATGGCGACGGTGCCATCGCTGAGTTCAAGCAGGACGCTAATTGCTTCGCCCGCCTGGCGAACGCGGTCGAAGTTCGGCGTGACTGGGTCGCCATGGTAGGCGAACCCGTCCTGTTCGGCTCCGGCCTTGATAGCGCGCTGGTCGTCGAAGAAGAATCCGGAGACGCCGGGAACGGCGCGCACGGATTCGATGACAGGGTCGCCGCCGACGCGGGCGTCGGCGACCCGCGTTTCCATCTCGTGCGTTCTCGTCTCGCTCTCTCGTGCTTCTCCATTCACGCCTGCTCACCTCCTCGGCGGCCGATGAGTCGCCCTTCGCTAATCGCGTCCACGTCGTCGGCGACCATCTGGAACGAACGGTCGCGGTTCTCCTTCCTGGCTCGGCGGTCCAGTCGCTCGGTGTGAACGTCCTTGAGGTCCGAATCGAGCGCGAGGTCGCCGAACTGGAGGATGCGGACCCGTCCGTCGTCGTCGCGGGCCGGAAGCACCGCGCTCTTGGCGCTCTGACTCGGCGCAAAGGGCACGTCGAGGTTGCCGGTCTCGAACGCTCGGACCGTCCCCTGCGCCACGTCCTCGTCGCCGAGTTCGAGGACGGTGTCCATCAGCGAGCGGGTCGATTTCTCGATGAACTGCTGTTCTCTGTCCACGCCGTCGAGTTCGATGGCTTGCTCTCGAATCATATCGATGAGCTGTCTGGTGGTTCGCAGGCCAGCGGCGTTTGCCTCTTTCGTGGGGACGCCGCCGAACTCCTGCGGAGACTTGGTGATGACTTTGTCGGGGCCAGCGATGGCGGCGGTGGCCGCACCGAGCGCGATGACACCGTTCGCGCGGGCCTCGTCAGGTGGGAACCCGCCCATCCACTCGTGGAAGACGGTGGTGACGGTGACTGCATCAGGCAGGTACTCCTCGCCGAGTGCGCGGAGCGCGCGAAGCGCGGCGATGTCCTGCACGAGATTGCCGACCTGTCCATAGCCGAGCGTGACGCTCTCGACGCCCTGCGTGGCCGCGAGCATCCCTTCGATGAGCCCGATGGCTATGGCGATGCTCGGCGGGACGAGCGTCCCGGTCAGCGGGCCGAACGGTTCCCGGTTGATGGTGATTCCACGTTCGGTGTACGCGCCCGCGAGTCGGTCCACGTACTGCCAGTGTTCGATGGTTTCGGCGAGGTCGCGCTCCTTGGTGTAGGGGATGTTGTACGAGATGGGGCCCCCCTCGAAGCTCTGGAAGCCACCCGCGAAGGTGACTGCCGCGAGCAAGCGGGCGTCGGGCGTTCCGTGGCGCACCTCGATTGGCGCATCGAGTGCTTCGATTAACTGGCGACAGCCCTCGACTCCATGATTCACCGCTGGAAAGCCGTTGAGGGTGTCTTCGCTTTTCTCTCGGGCTTCTTCGAGGCCTTGTTGGGCTTTTTCGTACTCGTTGTCGCGCGTGTAGGAGTCGATGGTCGTTGGGAGCAGGTCTGCCTTTCCGGCGTCTTCAAGGTGGCCGAGCAGTGCTATCTGGTCGTCCAGTAACGGCACGCCAGCGCGGGGCTGGAGCAGTGGACGGTCCGCGGACTCCAAGACGCGAGCGAACTGCTTTCCCGCAGGAAGCGATTCGTGGTACGCCACCGCTTCCTCGAAGTCGAGGTCTTCGACTGGCCAGTGCTGTCGTATTTCGTCGTCGATACTCGTCAGTGTCTCTGGGGAGAGTCGTTGGTCACGTAACATCGTGTAGGGGAGATTAGGACGTGAGTGTCACCCGTTCGGTGTCGGTTTCGGTGACGTTCAGGTCGGCTTGGAGCGCCGCGATAGCCTCCATCGGCTTGGTCTCGGAGTCGAAGACG
The sequence above is a segment of the Halorussus halophilus genome. Coding sequences within it:
- the mch gene encoding 2-methylfumaryl-CoA hydratase, whose protein sequence is MTEWTDPEAFAQLLDRAETKEKGNCFEDFAAGDTIEHDPGLVLSRRASECWMGQTLNYDPTYWRPSVAKSAGHDEPPVHPDYLLACVMGASVEDLSEKGGYFLGRDGLRYHDPAVSPGTELRVESTVEATRESSSRPEFGIVTWETTGYDADTGDRLVSYNRTNMISRREPMASDGSGETEASGGSEPGLPDELLTPDGGYFEDFREVLDRAADRDAAVAYRHERGRTMDDTTVAALPLATLNTAKQHHNADVMADSPSGEIVAYGDVTRSVALAHARSDEETVCEVTCDDERFHDFVTTGDTIYGFTRVLDANEADQPGHSHPQSGEVTFRHYAFDQTGRPVYSGTRTALIRKRT
- a CDS encoding methylaspartate ammonia-lyase, which codes for METRVADARVGGDPVIESVRAVPGVSGFFFDDQRAIKAGAEQDGFAYHGDPVTPNFDRVRQAGEAISVLLELSDGTVAMGDCAAVQYSGAGGRDPLFEADSFVPVVEGPVAEELLGREAAAFGANAAAVEETRIDGNRLHTAIRYGVSQALLDAAGKARRTTKTDVLTDEFGTKPATEPIPVFGQSGDDRRRNAEKMVLKGVPVLPHGLFNSVEKIGEDGSRLRDYLDWLATRADELGPSEYDPRFHVDVYGVLGEIFSPPYDRPEVTDYFADLRDATGPYPLQVEGPMDEGGRAEQIHSMAELRDGLADAGVGVDVVADEWCNTLEDVQAFVDAGAADLVQVKTPDLGGIQRSAEAVLYCRGTDTRAYLGGTCNETVESARACAHVALATDAAQVLAKPGMGFDEGYMVMANEMRRTLALADAVDGSESHDGGRK
- a CDS encoding methylaspartate mutase subunit E codes for the protein MLRDQRLSPETLTSIDDEIRQHWPVEDLDFEEAVAYHESLPAGKQFARVLESADRPLLQPRAGVPLLDDQIALLGHLEDAGKADLLPTTIDSYTRDNEYEKAQQGLEEAREKSEDTLNGFPAVNHGVEGCRQLIEALDAPIEVRHGTPDARLLAAVTFAGGFQSFEGGPISYNIPYTKERDLAETIEHWQYVDRLAGAYTERGITINREPFGPLTGTLVPPSIAIAIGLIEGMLAATQGVESVTLGYGQVGNLVQDIAALRALRALGEEYLPDAVTVTTVFHEWMGGFPPDEARANGVIALGAATAAIAGPDKVITKSPQEFGGVPTKEANAAGLRTTRQLIDMIREQAIELDGVDREQQFIEKSTRSLMDTVLELGDEDVAQGTVRAFETGNLDVPFAPSQSAKSAVLPARDDDGRVRILQFGDLALDSDLKDVHTERLDRRARKENRDRSFQMVADDVDAISEGRLIGRRGGEQA